The window CCAGCGCCGGCGGATTGGTCGAGGCGCCCGAAAGCACGCCGATCAGCGTATAGTAGTTGAGTTTGTAGCGATAGCGTCCGAAAATGCCCGCCAGCAGCAGCGGCACGACCGTGATCACGGCGCCGTAGGCGATCCAGACATATCCGCCCGCGACGAGCGTCGGCACGAAATCCTCGCCCGCACCCAGCCCCACGCCCGCGAGGAAGAGCGAAATGCCCACTTCGCGCAGCATCAGATTGGCCGACATCGTCGTGTAGGTGATGAGCCGGTAATGCGGCCCGTAGCGGCCGATCAGGATGGCGACGATCAGCGGACCGCCGGCCAGCCCCAGTTTCACGGGCTGGGGAACCCCCGGAATCCAGAACGAAATGCTGCCCAGGACGACACCCAGCGCAATGCCGATGAAAATGGGGATCAGATTGGGATGGTTGAGCCGTTTGAGCGAGTTGCCGAAAAGCCGTTCGGCATGGGCCACCGACAGTTCGGGGCCCACGACCGTCACCCGGTCGCCCAACTGCAACTGCAAGTTCCCCGCCGCCACCAGGTCGATGCCCGAACGGTTGATGCGCGTGATGGTGACGCCGCTCGTCGAGCGGACGCGCAGTTCGGCGAGCGTCTTGCCGTTCAGCTCGGGTTTGGTGATCAGGATGCGCCGCGAGATCATCTTCGGGTCCTGTATCATCTGCTCGGCGTCCACTTCGCGGCCGAGCAGAGCGACCAGCGCCTCGACATCCTTGGGCGCCGCCACGAGCAAAATCCGGTCGCCGCAACGGAGCGTCGTCGCAGCGTCGGCCAGTTCGGGAGCTCCGCCCGGACGGCAGATGCGCGACACGACGAAGTCGCGCAAGGCCAGATGCCGTATTCCGGAGATGCTTTTGCCCTCGATGGCCGGATTGCAGACTTCGACGGAGATCCGCCGGGTCGTCAGGTCTTTCAGAACGTCCGTGCCCAGCCCGGCCGCCTCTTCCTCCTGCCGCACGTCGATGCGCAGCAGATAGCGCAGCGCCAGCAGGGTCAGGATGGCCCCGATGACTCCGAGCGGATAGGCCAGCGCATAGCCCGTCGCAATATCCGGCGCATCGGCTCCGGCGTGCAGGTCGCTGAAAGCCTGCTGCGCGGCGCCCAGGCCGGGCGTATTGGTGACAGCGCCCGACATCACGCCGACCATCGTGCTCATCGGAAGGCCCGTCAAATAATAAAGGACGACCGTCGTGACGACCCCGAGCGCGACGACCAGGGCGGCCAGCTTGTTCAGCGTGACGCCGCCCTTGCGGAACGAGGAGAAAAAACCCGGTCCGACCTGCAAGCCGATCGAATAGACGAAGAGAATCAGTCCGAATTCCTTGAGGAAGTGCATCAGATGCTCGTCGATGTTCATGCCGAAACAGCTGAAAGCGATACCGACGAACAGAATGCCCGTCACGCCCAGCGACACCCCGGCGATCCTGATCTTGCCCAGCATGATGCCAAGGGCTATGACCAGCGCCAGAATCATCACCGAGTGGGCGACGCCGCCGCCCCAAAGCGAATCGGAGCCAAACAACAAACGTTCGATCAATTCCATACCGAATCCCGTTTTTATGCCGGACCGTCACCGCAAAGCGAAACCCTGTGCCGGAAAAGCACAATGCACCCTGCAATCGGGCCGGACTCAAAATATATCAGGCAATACACCACCGAAATCAAACGCCCATCCCTCGGGGTCCTTTGACATCGAATCGACTTGGCAGGTCTTCTGACTGACTCCTGTTCCGAAGCCTTCCCGACCCTTGCGGATCAGTGGCTGAGATGTTCGGAACCTTCGCGGAGCTTCACAGCAGCGGGACTGTCCGGGATTTGCACCCGATTCCCTTTTCATTTCCTCCCCGGCACGGGGAACGGAAAACCAAATCTGAGGGCAAAGATAGGGGTTAATTCCGAAAAACGGCATACGGAAACTGATTATTTTCAGAAATCGGCCTTACGAGCCGGCGAGAGGCCGATTTTCGCTCCGGAGATTTTCCGAGCGGGAAGAGGCGGCGAACGACTTTCCGGGAGCAGGGCTTCGGCATGCCGCGGCAATCCCGGCGGCCGGGAAACGCGCGGACACCGGGTGCAAAACAAAAATCGCCGACAAGTCATCCATTGACTGTCAGCGATTTACCTTGTACCCGGAGCCGCATTTGAATATATTAAATCCTATTAAACTTAAATAGAAGTAAAAAATGAATAAATTTGTATTTATTTTATTTATTATCAAGAGTATATAAATATTCAATCATTTTACCTGATAAATTCCAATTGAACATATTTTAGCAGATGTGGGGAAAATGTGGGGAATTTTTCGTATTTTTGCTCTGTCAATCCGGAATCTGGGTACTATGAAAATAACTCTCATCATCAAAAAGAGCGTAAAACGCTATGATACAGAATCGAAAGCGACCATTTACGCACGTCTGCGGGATGGCAGGCAGGTAGATATGGTCGCACCGACCCGGCTCACCATCAATCCCAACCTTTGGGATGACAAGGCCGAACAGGTCAAAAGCAAAATCGTTTGCGACGACGAAATGCGTTCCTATTACAACGATGAAGCCCGAAAACTCAAATCCCACCTCGAAAGAGCCTATCAGTCCCGACAGACGGCAGAACCGCAGAAAGAGTGGCTGAAAGAGGCATTGGAACAATATTACAATCCGCAAAAATACAATGTCGAAACGGCCTCAGAAGAAACCGCCAAGCCGACGTTGATCGCATTGTTCGACGAATTTCTCGAAAAGCACCGTCTTTCCGATGTCCGCAAAAAGAATT of the Alistipes senegalensis JC50 genome contains:
- a CDS encoding putative transporter, giving the protein MELIERLLFGSDSLWGGGVAHSVMILALVIALGIMLGKIRIAGVSLGVTGILFVGIAFSCFGMNIDEHLMHFLKEFGLILFVYSIGLQVGPGFFSSFRKGGVTLNKLAALVVALGVVTTVVLYYLTGLPMSTMVGVMSGAVTNTPGLGAAQQAFSDLHAGADAPDIATGYALAYPLGVIGAILTLLALRYLLRIDVRQEEEAAGLGTDVLKDLTTRRISVEVCNPAIEGKSISGIRHLALRDFVVSRICRPGGAPELADAATTLRCGDRILLVAAPKDVEALVALLGREVDAEQMIQDPKMISRRILITKPELNGKTLAELRVRSTSGVTITRINRSGIDLVAAGNLQLQLGDRVTVVGPELSVAHAERLFGNSLKRLNHPNLIPIFIGIALGVVLGSISFWIPGVPQPVKLGLAGGPLIVAILIGRYGPHYRLITYTTMSANLMLREVGISLFLAGVGLGAGEDFVPTLVAGGYVWIAYGAVITVVPLLLAGIFGRYRYKLNYYTLIGVLSGASTNPPALAYSTEQTTSDAPSVGYATVYPLSMFLRVLAAQLLILIFG